The genomic stretch ATAATCACTTGCTAAATCAAGCTTAATAGTTAAAGCTTCTCCGTATATTATTTTATCATTATATTCTCCAATGATACTATTTCCTGATTTCTTATAAGTTACTTTTGTTTTTGAAGTTACTGGTGGATAAAACTGCGGTTTGTTTGAAAATGATTTAGGCATATTAATTTTAAATTTTACCTTCTCAATATCATTTTCCCATTTATTTCCAACTAAATTAAAGTATAACATTTGCATATCATTATATTTTAAATCTCTTGTTTGAATATCATATTCATACTCATATTTAACATTTCCACTAACGTATTTATCGGCATCCCCAATTTTTATTGAAACACCATCTAATTCACTTTCTAATTCAAAAGGATATTTTTTGACACTAACATTACTAATTGGAAAGAAATATCTTTTTGTATTACCATCAAAATTCATTGTATACATTTGTGGTATATTTGCATATATTCCATGCCTTTGACTACTAAAATTCATATTAATTTTTTGTTTAACATGAATTAATCCAGTCTCTTTAACATCCAATGTAATATCAAATAATTTTATTTCATCAGCAGCAATACTATTAATATTAATTACAAAGCAAAAACAAAGTATAAAAGAAAATAATATTTTTTTTATAGTTTTTGTCATACTAAAATTCTACCTTTACATTTTTTCTTTCTTCTACATTATCAACTTCAAATAATGGTTTACGAGTAAATTTAAACAAACCTGCTACAATATTAGATGGAAAAGCTTCCACTTTTGTATTAAAAGCTCTAACAACTCCATTATAATATTTACGTGATTGAGCAATCTCAGTCTCAATATCACCTAATTGTCTTTGTAATTCCATAAAATTTGTATTCGCTTTTAAATCAGGATAACTTTCAGATAAAGCAAATAGTCTTCCTAATGTTTGTTGGATTTCACCTTGTGCAGCAACTTTATCATCAATGCTTTGAGCGCTCATCGCACTATTTCTAGC from Bacilli bacterium PM5-9 encodes the following:
- a CDS encoding LemA protein (product_source=KO:K03744; cath_funfam=1.20.1440.20; cog=COG1704; ko=KO:K03744; pfam=PF04011; superfamily=140478; transmembrane_helix_parts=Inside_1_1,TMhelix_2_24,Outside_25_183) → MIIWIVIGVIALILIYLVISYNSFISMRNGVEEAFSTMDVYLKKRYDLIPNVVETVKGYAKHESETLENVIAARNSAMSAQSIDDKVAAQGEIQQTLGRLFALSESYPDLKANTNFMELQRQLGDIETEIAQSRKYYNGVVRAFNTKVEAFPSNIVAGLFKFTRKPLFEVDNVEERKNVKVEF